In Thermosynechococcus sichuanensis E542, a single genomic region encodes these proteins:
- a CDS encoding GTPase family protein, with protein MQPSWWQWILFVLPLVAIASFILTAASIQIHAWGLSWVWAVVVVILLLWRWGVAHWLKGQPTEIDSRPFELPRSSDSETDQRALKILQHTLEQSRQDPPPWENWPLFWQRAQTLVSEIAKVYYPNAQRPLLQIYVPQAYRLLRDTIEDVDRWLATLNPILSRVTVGQAVRAYELSRQVAPVARWGFTAWNWAQWLLNPSVAIAKTFTQEQQEKANQALIANLGLTLREQVLKALGLRAIALYSGSLTQLELPTPTPRTDTGTLQDILEQSLPLARAETEPVNVFLVGRTGAGKSSLINSLFAAPTTSVSPLPNTNEIQQYRWQEDLILWDTPGYEDIRGADIQARLRELLPRMDVVLLLTPALDPALAPDITALQLIRQQVRDLPMVVAVTQVDRLRPLREWHPPYDWQRGTRPKEVSIREAVAYRQEQLAAYTPHILPIVNSTPGRMAWGLDALSDTLVNLIAPAKQIRMARWLSDRQTRLQAASRLIDTYCHRITTSQGIADLLKRPVLQFLSTMLTGSPAAAWLLAEQLPLEHLPVILCKLQLAYELYTLLQNASDRIEVPPRPFDLKTLAPLLLQRRSPLDQDTWATGHTLVEFWTQPEPPLTLMARYEDYWQRFAMVPAK; from the coding sequence ATGCAGCCCTCTTGGTGGCAGTGGATTCTTTTTGTCCTGCCACTGGTGGCGATCGCCAGCTTTATCCTCACCGCCGCCTCGATCCAAATTCATGCCTGGGGACTGAGTTGGGTTTGGGCAGTGGTCGTGGTGATTCTGCTGCTGTGGCGGTGGGGGGTTGCCCATTGGCTCAAGGGTCAGCCGACAGAGATTGACTCTCGTCCTTTTGAGCTGCCGCGGAGCAGTGATTCAGAAACGGATCAACGCGCCCTCAAGATTCTCCAACACACCCTTGAACAAAGCCGCCAAGACCCGCCCCCTTGGGAAAATTGGCCACTCTTTTGGCAGCGGGCACAAACCCTCGTCAGTGAGATTGCCAAGGTCTATTATCCCAATGCCCAACGTCCACTGTTGCAAATCTATGTGCCCCAAGCCTATCGCTTGCTGCGGGACACCATTGAGGATGTGGATCGCTGGCTGGCAACCCTTAACCCAATTTTGTCGCGGGTAACTGTGGGACAAGCAGTGCGCGCCTATGAACTCTCGCGACAGGTAGCGCCCGTTGCTCGCTGGGGCTTTACCGCTTGGAATTGGGCACAGTGGCTCCTCAATCCCAGTGTGGCGATCGCCAAAACCTTTACCCAGGAGCAGCAGGAAAAGGCCAATCAAGCCTTGATTGCCAACTTGGGACTGACCCTGCGGGAACAGGTGCTCAAGGCCTTGGGACTGCGGGCGATCGCCCTCTATAGCGGTAGCCTGACCCAACTGGAGTTGCCCACCCCCACCCCGCGCACCGATACAGGGACATTACAGGACATTTTAGAGCAGAGTCTTCCCCTTGCCCGTGCCGAAACCGAGCCTGTGAATGTCTTTCTCGTGGGTCGCACCGGTGCAGGCAAAAGTAGCCTGATCAATAGTTTATTTGCTGCCCCCACCACCAGCGTTTCCCCCTTGCCCAACACGAACGAGATCCAGCAATACCGTTGGCAGGAAGACTTGATCCTTTGGGATACCCCCGGCTACGAGGATATTCGCGGTGCCGATATTCAAGCTCGCCTGCGGGAACTCCTACCGCGCATGGATGTGGTGTTACTGCTGACCCCAGCGCTGGATCCTGCCCTTGCCCCGGACATCACCGCCCTGCAACTAATTCGCCAACAGGTGAGGGACTTGCCGATGGTGGTGGCGGTCACCCAAGTGGATCGGCTGCGCCCCCTGCGGGAATGGCATCCGCCCTACGACTGGCAACGGGGTACCCGTCCCAAGGAAGTGAGTATTCGCGAAGCGGTGGCCTATCGCCAAGAACAGTTGGCCGCCTATACGCCCCATATTCTGCCCATCGTCAACAGCACCCCAGGGCGCATGGCTTGGGGACTCGATGCCCTCAGTGATACCTTGGTGAATTTAATTGCCCCCGCCAAGCAGATCCGCATGGCTCGCTGGCTGAGCGATCGCCAGACACGACTCCAGGCTGCTTCTCGCCTCATTGACACCTATTGCCACCGCATCACCACCAGTCAGGGCATTGCCGATTTGCTCAAGCGACCGGTACTCCAGTTTCTCTCAACGATGCTCACGGGGTCTCCCGCTGCCGCATGGCTGCTGGCTGAACAACTGCCCCTAGAACACCTGCCGGTGATTCTTTGTAAATTGCAACTGGCCTATGAACTCTACACGCTGTTGCAAAATGCCAGCGATCGCATAGAGGTACCGCCGCGTCCCTTTGATCTAAAAACCTTGGCTCCCCTGCTGCTACAACGGCGTAGCCCTTTAGATCAAGATACGTGGGCCACAGGACACACCCTCGTAGAGTTTTGGACACAGCCTGAGCCACCTCTGACGCTGATGGCGCGCTATGAGGACTATTGGCAGCGGTTTGCTATGGTTCCAGCAAAATAG
- the rsfS gene encoding ribosome silencing factor produces the protein MRLGDSSLTIQQMQRVAAITDPSLKLAWTAAYAADDRKGVDICLLDVSGVSYLTDYFVIITGLSKTQVRAIYQGIEEAALEHCQRQPQHIEGQAECSWVLMDYGDVIVHVQLPKERQYYNLEAFWGHAQRIPFESLVTT, from the coding sequence GTGCGTTTAGGAGACAGCAGCCTGACTATTCAACAGATGCAACGGGTAGCCGCAATTACTGACCCTAGCCTTAAACTAGCATGGACCGCAGCCTATGCCGCCGACGATCGCAAGGGAGTGGATATCTGCCTTTTGGATGTGAGTGGCGTGTCCTACCTCACCGATTACTTTGTGATCATTACGGGACTCTCAAAAACCCAAGTGCGCGCCATTTACCAAGGGATTGAGGAGGCGGCGCTCGAACATTGCCAACGCCAACCCCAACATATTGAAGGCCAAGCGGAATGTTCATGGGTGCTGATGGACTACGGCGATGTGATTGTCCATGTGCAGTTGCCCAAGGAACGGCAATACTACAACCTTGAGGCTTTTTGGGGGCACGCCCAGCGCATTCCCTTTGAGTCACTGGTGACTACCTAA
- a CDS encoding AMP-binding protein, whose amino-acid sequence MLQSLTSIAPHWLWYPHNGQWHTATAILLEQLANYQAQLQERQPTILVLAEPDPLCFISGFLAALSTGTPLLLANPQWQFQEWQQVAAILPQNFIAWGTVPPLDPQGAEEPLPQGWILIPTGGTQGRLRWAIHTVATLQAAVMGLQRHLRQGVIHCLSILPLYHVSGLMPVVRSLWSGGQLYLASHLRDLRRTAPPANWNLWLSLVPRQLQQVLTEPLPWLDKLRGIFIGGGPTWSQLLDQAAAQRLPLCLSYGMTETAGMICAQRQGDFLAGDRSCGQVLPHAQIALTPTGEIQIQSASLALGYYPQLFPEGIFQTDDRAQWRGDRLYILGRSSRKIISGGENIYPEELEALLLDSGLVQDIHIYGAPDPLWGEQVIALYVGDASPEELSRWLKQQCSAYKCPKQWISVPQIPRTPQGKVRLSSIMEAV is encoded by the coding sequence TTGTTACAAAGCCTTACAAGCATTGCCCCCCACTGGCTGTGGTATCCCCACAACGGACAATGGCATACTGCTACCGCCATCCTTCTCGAGCAATTAGCCAACTATCAGGCGCAACTTCAAGAGCGGCAGCCGACGATCCTTGTGCTGGCCGAACCCGATCCCCTGTGTTTTATCAGTGGTTTTCTAGCAGCCCTCTCTACAGGCACGCCCCTATTGCTGGCCAATCCCCAATGGCAGTTCCAAGAGTGGCAGCAAGTGGCAGCGATCTTGCCCCAGAATTTTATCGCCTGGGGAACGGTGCCCCCCCTAGACCCCCAAGGCGCTGAAGAACCATTGCCCCAGGGCTGGATTCTGATTCCCACAGGCGGCACTCAAGGGCGGTTGCGGTGGGCAATTCACACGGTAGCTACCCTGCAGGCGGCGGTGATGGGGCTGCAACGCCACTTACGACAAGGAGTGATTCACTGTCTGAGTATTTTGCCTTTGTACCATGTCAGTGGCCTGATGCCCGTGGTGCGATCGCTCTGGAGTGGCGGCCAACTCTATCTGGCGAGCCATTTACGGGACTTACGGCGAACAGCCCCCCCCGCCAATTGGAATCTGTGGCTGTCTCTAGTGCCTCGGCAACTGCAACAGGTGCTTACAGAGCCGCTACCGTGGTTAGACAAGTTAAGGGGGATTTTTATTGGCGGTGGCCCCACTTGGTCGCAACTATTGGATCAAGCAGCAGCGCAGCGATTGCCGCTATGTCTCAGCTATGGCATGACCGAAACCGCAGGCATGATCTGTGCCCAGCGACAGGGGGACTTTTTGGCGGGCGATCGCTCCTGTGGTCAAGTCTTACCCCATGCCCAGATTGCTTTGACCCCTACGGGGGAGATTCAGATTCAGTCGGCCTCCCTTGCCCTTGGCTATTACCCTCAGTTATTCCCTGAAGGGATCTTCCAAACGGACGATCGCGCTCAATGGCGGGGCGATCGCCTTTACATTTTGGGACGCAGTAGCCGCAAAATCATTAGTGGTGGCGAGAACATCTACCCCGAAGAGTTAGAAGCCTTACTCCTTGACAGTGGCCTTGTCCAAGACATTCACATCTACGGCGCACCCGACCCCCTGTGGGGCGAACAAGTCATTGCCCTCTATGTGGGAGATGCCTCCCCTGAGGAGCTAAGCAGATGGCTCAAACAGCAGTGCAGTGCCTACAAGTGCCCCAAGCAATGGATTTCTGTACCCCAAATTCCCCGCACGCCCCAAGGAAAAGTGCGATTATCCTCGATCATGGAGGCAGTTTGA
- a CDS encoding ribonuclease J: MSQSAATAALKIIPLGGLHEIGKNTCVFEFQDEIILLDAGLAFPTDGMHGVNIVLPDMTYLRQNRDKIKGMIVTHGHEDHIGGIAFHLKQFDIPVIYGPRLAMALLQGKLEEAGVADRTELRTVQPREMVRLGKNFLVEYIRNTHSIADSFSVAIHTPIGVIIHTGDFKFDFTPVDGECFDIQRLAEHGEKGVLCLISDSTNSEVPGHTPSERSVFPNLDRAFSQAEGRIIFTTFASSVHRLSMALELAQKYGRVVSVLGRSMLNVIAHARQLGYIRCPDDLFVPLHMTHKYPDHQVMYLTTGSQGEPLSALTRISMGEHNKIKIRPGDTVILSAHPIPGNTIAVVNMIDRLMMQGAKVIYGREQGIHVSGHACQEDQKLMLALTKPKFFLPVHGEHRMLVKHAQTAQSMGIPPENMVIIDNGDVVELTRDSIRVVDKVPAGIELLDRGGIVKAHVLQERQQLAEEGIITVAVAVGTDGTLKATPEVHLRGVVTAIEPQAWQAWVHATVETALSDRWSEYARNGDIDWAGVKAHIERELVRLVRRELQGNASVLLLLQPIDVTPTVTTGIRRRRSTASVVG; the protein is encoded by the coding sequence ATGAGTCAATCCGCTGCAACTGCTGCCCTAAAAATTATTCCCCTCGGTGGGCTGCACGAAATTGGCAAGAACACCTGCGTTTTTGAATTCCAAGATGAAATTATTTTGCTGGACGCCGGGCTAGCCTTTCCCACTGATGGGATGCACGGGGTCAATATCGTCTTGCCCGACATGACGTACCTACGGCAAAATCGCGACAAAATCAAGGGGATGATTGTCACCCACGGCCACGAGGATCACATTGGTGGCATTGCCTTTCACCTCAAGCAGTTTGATATTCCCGTCATCTATGGTCCTCGGCTCGCGATGGCATTGCTCCAAGGGAAACTCGAAGAGGCGGGGGTTGCCGATCGCACTGAACTTCGCACGGTACAGCCTCGGGAGATGGTGCGCTTGGGCAAAAACTTTCTTGTGGAGTATATCCGCAACACCCACTCCATTGCCGATAGCTTCTCAGTGGCGATTCATACCCCCATTGGCGTGATTATCCACACGGGAGATTTCAAATTTGACTTTACCCCCGTTGATGGCGAGTGCTTTGATATTCAGCGGCTCGCGGAGCATGGGGAAAAGGGGGTGCTCTGTCTCATTAGTGACTCTACCAACTCGGAAGTCCCCGGCCACACCCCTTCGGAGCGATCGGTTTTTCCCAACTTGGATCGTGCCTTTAGCCAAGCGGAGGGGCGGATTATTTTTACCACCTTTGCCTCTTCGGTGCATCGCCTCAGTATGGCCTTGGAATTGGCGCAAAAGTATGGCCGCGTGGTCTCCGTTTTGGGGCGATCGATGCTCAATGTCATTGCCCATGCACGGCAGTTGGGCTACATCCGCTGCCCCGATGATCTCTTTGTACCGCTGCACATGACGCACAAGTACCCCGATCATCAGGTGATGTACCTCACCACTGGCTCCCAAGGGGAACCGCTTTCGGCGCTGACGCGGATTTCTATGGGAGAACACAACAAAATTAAAATTCGCCCCGGTGATACGGTGATTCTTTCAGCTCACCCCATTCCGGGAAACACGATTGCCGTGGTCAACATGATCGATCGCCTGATGATGCAAGGCGCCAAAGTCATCTACGGTCGCGAACAGGGCATTCACGTCTCTGGCCATGCCTGCCAAGAGGATCAAAAGCTGATGCTAGCCTTGACGAAGCCCAAGTTCTTTTTACCCGTGCATGGCGAACACCGCATGTTGGTAAAACACGCCCAAACAGCTCAGAGCATGGGCATTCCCCCTGAGAACATGGTGATTATTGACAACGGCGATGTGGTAGAACTCACCCGTGACTCGATTCGTGTCGTAGATAAGGTGCCCGCTGGCATTGAGTTACTGGATCGCGGTGGCATTGTCAAAGCCCATGTGCTGCAAGAGCGGCAACAACTGGCCGAGGAAGGCATTATCACCGTGGCAGTGGCGGTGGGTACGGATGGCACTCTGAAAGCCACGCCTGAAGTGCACCTACGGGGTGTAGTGACGGCCATTGAGCCACAGGCTTGGCAGGCTTGGGTACATGCTACGGTGGAAACCGCTTTGAGCGATCGCTGGAGTGAATATGCCCGCAACGGCGATATCGATTGGGCAGGGGTGAAAGCCCACATTGAACGGGAGCTGGTGCGACTGGTGCGCCGTGAACTTCAGGGTAATGCCTCAGTCCTATTGCTCCTGCAACCCATCGATGTCACCCCCACTGTGACGACAGGAATTCGGCGGCGTCGCAGCACCGCTTCTGTGGTTGGCTAG
- the dapA gene encoding 4-hydroxy-tetrahydrodipicolinate synthase — translation MTDFGRVITAMITPFTADGAIAYDVAADLAQHLVANGSDGIVVCGTTGESPTLTWEEEFQLFQTVQQAVAGKAKVIAGTGSNSTREAIHATAKAAELGLDGALLVVPYYNKPPQEGLYAHFQAIAKAVPDFPLMLYNIPGRTGQNLLPETVIRLAEYSNIVAIKEASGNLDQASTLRAALPPTFRIYSGDDSLTLPLLAVGGYGVVSVASHLVGLRIQEMIQAFVQGETAKATAIHCQLLPLFKVLFVTTNPIPIKAALSLQGWAVGAPRLPLTSASDAVMSQLKPVLDDLGLLKS, via the coding sequence GTGACTGACTTTGGACGTGTGATTACCGCCATGATTACGCCATTTACAGCCGATGGCGCGATCGCCTACGATGTGGCGGCAGACCTAGCGCAGCACCTTGTGGCCAATGGCTCCGATGGTATTGTGGTTTGCGGCACCACAGGGGAATCCCCCACCCTCACTTGGGAAGAGGAATTTCAGCTTTTTCAAACGGTGCAGCAGGCGGTGGCGGGCAAAGCTAAGGTGATTGCTGGGACGGGTTCCAACTCCACCCGTGAAGCGATTCATGCCACGGCAAAGGCGGCAGAACTCGGCCTCGATGGTGCTCTTTTGGTGGTACCCTACTACAACAAACCGCCCCAGGAAGGACTCTACGCCCATTTTCAGGCGATCGCCAAGGCAGTGCCAGACTTTCCCCTCATGCTCTACAACATCCCCGGCCGCACAGGGCAAAACCTGCTGCCAGAAACGGTGATCCGCCTTGCTGAATACTCCAACATTGTCGCCATCAAAGAGGCCAGCGGCAACCTTGATCAAGCCAGTACCCTACGGGCTGCCCTACCGCCGACGTTTCGCATTTACTCCGGCGATGATTCCCTGACGTTGCCCTTACTGGCCGTTGGTGGTTATGGTGTAGTCAGTGTGGCCAGCCACCTTGTTGGCTTACGCATTCAAGAGATGATCCAAGCCTTTGTCCAAGGAGAGACGGCCAAAGCCACGGCTATTCATTGTCAACTACTGCCACTGTTTAAGGTTTTATTTGTGACGACGAATCCGATTCCGATTAAAGCTGCCCTCAGCCTGCAAGGTTGGGCGGTGGGTGCTCCCCGACTGCCCCTCACGTCTGCGAGTGACGCTGTGATGAGCCAATTGAAGCCTGTTTTAGATGATCTTGGCCTACTGAAGTCTTAA
- the proC gene encoding pyrroline-5-carboxylate reductase — MPNSSVVPRVPALGIIGCGRMAEAMLSRLLADGLLPEQVWVSARSPQRQQYLADTYGVRVTTNLEVATAETLLLAVKPQVFADIESELADTPVAQGTGVALSIMAGINSGRLRRLFPQRLIFRAMPNTPAQVGAGVIALASDSAASELEIRKIKNLLGVLGQVVAVSEGQMDAVTALSGSGPAFVALIVEALCDAGVAVGLSRSLTQELVYGTIAGTVQLLNERGLHPAQLKDAVTSPAGTTIAGLEVLEAAGVRGTLMQTVKAAYERAQALN; from the coding sequence ATGCCCAACAGCAGCGTAGTGCCTAGGGTGCCTGCCCTTGGGATCATTGGCTGTGGCCGCATGGCGGAGGCAATGCTTTCGCGGTTGCTGGCGGATGGTCTCTTGCCAGAGCAGGTGTGGGTATCGGCGCGATCGCCCCAGCGGCAGCAGTATTTGGCCGATACCTATGGGGTGAGAGTGACAACGAACCTAGAGGTGGCCACAGCCGAAACGCTTTTGCTGGCGGTCAAGCCACAGGTTTTTGCTGATATTGAGTCAGAACTAGCAGATACGCCAGTGGCTCAGGGGACTGGAGTTGCCCTTTCCATCATGGCAGGGATCAACAGTGGGCGGCTGCGGCGACTTTTTCCGCAGCGGTTGATCTTTCGGGCGATGCCGAATACACCTGCACAGGTGGGTGCCGGCGTGATTGCCCTTGCCAGCGATAGTGCCGCCAGTGAACTGGAGATCCGAAAGATTAAGAATTTGTTAGGGGTGCTGGGGCAGGTGGTGGCTGTCAGTGAAGGGCAAATGGATGCGGTAACGGCGCTGTCTGGCTCTGGCCCTGCCTTTGTTGCCCTGATTGTGGAGGCGCTCTGTGATGCTGGGGTGGCGGTGGGCTTATCGCGATCGCTGACACAGGAACTCGTTTATGGCACAATAGCAGGCACAGTACAATTACTTAATGAGCGCGGGCTGCATCCAGCACAACTTAAGGATGCGGTCACCAGTCCTGCGGGGACAACCATTGCGGGTCTCGAAGTACTGGAAGCTGCTGGTGTGCGTGGAACCCTCATGCAAACGGTAAAAGCGGCCTACGAGCGTGCCCAAGCCCTCAACTAA
- a CDS encoding cell division protein SepF, whose translation MLGKLRDLMGLTPETDIYDEEYPQGTPRTAAMDSDVEPLPTSRPTLSHDFDTSPSPSVTTGSVPTGSASSNVIGMPNAGRWWGAVAEVLVMQPRSFSEMPEVIKALKERKSVVLNLTLMEPEQAQRSVDFVAGATYTIDGHQERIGESIFLFTPSCVQVSTQVGGVRPTATPTPVAPPPAWGMDAQQQRSA comes from the coding sequence ATGTTGGGCAAACTCCGTGACCTCATGGGCCTAACCCCAGAGACTGACATCTATGATGAGGAATACCCTCAAGGAACGCCACGAACGGCAGCCATGGACTCTGACGTGGAACCGTTGCCCACATCACGGCCAACCTTGAGTCACGACTTTGACACCAGTCCATCCCCCTCAGTGACCACTGGTTCAGTGCCGACAGGATCAGCTTCTTCTAATGTGATTGGTATGCCCAATGCGGGTCGTTGGTGGGGGGCAGTGGCAGAAGTCTTGGTGATGCAGCCGCGCAGTTTTAGTGAAATGCCGGAGGTGATCAAAGCCCTCAAGGAGCGGAAGTCGGTAGTGCTGAATCTGACATTGATGGAGCCAGAGCAAGCTCAACGCTCAGTGGACTTTGTTGCCGGTGCAACCTACACTATTGACGGTCACCAAGAGCGTATTGGCGAGAGTATTTTCCTATTTACGCCAAGCTGTGTCCAAGTGAGTACTCAAGTGGGTGGGGTTCGTCCAACTGCCACACCGACACCCGTTGCCCCACCACCGGCTTGGGGGATGGATGCCCAACAGCAGCGTAGTGCCTAG